A single genomic interval of Candidatus Sulfotelmatobacter sp. harbors:
- a CDS encoding CusA/CzcA family heavy metal efflux RND transporter: MIRRVVDFALDNRLLVLGMALLLFAWGILSFRNLPIEAYPDVADNYVEIITQWPGISAEQIEQQVTIPLETAMNGIPGIVHLRSFSLFGLSDLKLIFEDGTDNAWNRERVLERLAQVTLPTGVVPQMGTDWSPVGQIYFFTLRSTNPRYDPMELKYLEDWVIEKNLKSVPDIVDVASFGGQTREYQVRVDPNKLIAYGLSLAQVEQQLTNNNANAGGSFIQEGLQQINVREVGLVGHVRDIEQTVILTRNGTPLRVKDIAVVSQGPKIRLGQFARAIHRDDGKIIDNDDVISGIVLLRKGAAADTALKNLHEKIQEMNDHILPPGVKIVPFLDRTVLVKLTSHTVLHNLTEGMILVSIVLFLFLGNVRGALIVAATIPFSLLFASICLDLSRIPANLLSIGALDFGVLVEGAIVLLENIVRSLSGVGSGTKTSIEKISDASHEVQRPVFYAIIITITAFLPIFTLQRVEGRLFKPMAWTVAFALLGALLFSIVIAPVLASFAFAKGAKEWHNPVMTAIAKYYRSALRWAIHHRVITVGACVFALAVGGYLAFGGAIGSEFLPHLDEGALWVRGTLAPSTGPDEGIRVANQARIVLCSFPEVPQCTSQVGRPDDGTDNTGFFNTEFFVDLKPKEDWRPVFHEDKDELIAAMQRELDKIPGVLWGFSQPIEDNMEEAVSGVKGELATKIYGDDLKTLEGKADEIVAVMRGVKGIEDLGVFRVLGQPNLNVTVDRSAAARHQINVADVQDAVQTAVGGNALTQVLQGEARFDLVLRYLPQFRDTKEAIENIRLLSPTGERVSLAQLCRIQVEDGGSEIYREGNERYIAIKYSVRGRDLGSAVEEAIAKVTQQVKLPIGYHLKWEGEYASQKRANARLLIVLPITILIIFIILYTMFKSFKWAMLIMANIAIAPVGGLLALLFTGTNFSVSSGVGFLALFGVSVQTGVIMLEYINQLRVRRYTIEDAAVEGAVLRLRPIMMTMLVATLGLLPAALSHAIGSDSQRPFAIVIVGGLIAALVMSIFLLPTLYVWIAGERDVLPAAEGQFEEGEHVD; encoded by the coding sequence ATGATCCGCCGCGTCGTCGATTTCGCGCTCGATAACCGCCTGCTCGTCCTGGGCATGGCACTTTTGTTATTTGCCTGGGGCATTCTTTCATTTCGAAACCTGCCGATCGAAGCTTATCCAGATGTTGCCGACAATTACGTCGAAATCATCACGCAGTGGCCGGGAATTTCTGCGGAACAAATCGAGCAGCAGGTCACAATTCCGCTGGAAACGGCGATGAACGGCATTCCCGGAATCGTTCATCTGCGATCCTTTTCCTTGTTCGGCCTGTCCGACCTGAAGCTCATATTCGAGGACGGAACCGACAACGCCTGGAATCGCGAGCGGGTGCTCGAGCGCCTTGCCCAAGTGACGTTGCCGACTGGCGTGGTGCCGCAGATGGGCACAGACTGGAGTCCGGTCGGCCAGATTTATTTCTTCACCCTGCGCAGTACCAATCCCAGGTACGACCCGATGGAACTGAAGTACCTCGAGGACTGGGTCATCGAGAAGAACCTCAAGTCGGTTCCCGACATCGTCGACGTCGCCAGCTTCGGCGGCCAAACGCGCGAGTACCAGGTTCGCGTCGATCCCAATAAGTTGATCGCCTATGGCCTGAGTCTGGCTCAGGTCGAGCAGCAACTGACCAACAATAACGCCAATGCGGGCGGCAGTTTCATTCAAGAGGGTCTGCAACAGATTAACGTTCGCGAGGTTGGCCTGGTCGGTCATGTTCGCGACATTGAACAGACGGTCATCCTGACCAGGAACGGCACGCCGCTGCGCGTGAAAGATATTGCGGTCGTGTCGCAGGGCCCGAAAATCAGGCTGGGTCAATTTGCGCGCGCGATTCACCGCGACGACGGAAAGATCATTGACAACGACGATGTGATCTCCGGCATCGTCCTGCTGCGGAAAGGCGCGGCCGCGGATACGGCCTTGAAAAATCTCCACGAGAAAATCCAGGAGATGAACGATCACATCCTGCCGCCCGGAGTGAAGATCGTCCCTTTCCTCGATCGCACCGTTCTCGTGAAGCTGACCAGCCACACCGTGCTGCACAACCTGACCGAAGGCATGATCCTGGTCTCAATCGTCCTATTCCTGTTTCTGGGGAATGTGCGAGGCGCGCTCATCGTCGCCGCGACCATTCCGTTCTCGCTGCTTTTTGCGTCGATTTGCCTGGATCTGAGCCGCATTCCCGCCAACCTTTTGTCCATCGGCGCATTGGATTTTGGCGTACTGGTGGAAGGCGCGATTGTGTTGCTGGAAAATATTGTGCGTAGTCTCAGTGGCGTCGGCAGCGGCACCAAGACCTCCATCGAAAAAATCAGCGATGCCTCGCATGAAGTGCAGCGTCCGGTGTTCTACGCCATTATCATCACGATCACCGCATTTTTGCCGATCTTCACGCTCCAGCGGGTGGAAGGCCGTTTGTTCAAGCCCATGGCCTGGACCGTCGCCTTTGCGCTGCTGGGGGCGCTGCTTTTTTCGATCGTGATTGCGCCGGTTCTGGCCAGCTTCGCCTTCGCCAAAGGAGCGAAAGAATGGCACAACCCGGTAATGACCGCCATAGCAAAATATTACCGGAGCGCCCTTCGGTGGGCCATTCATCATCGCGTAATCACGGTTGGCGCGTGCGTGTTTGCGTTGGCTGTGGGAGGTTATCTGGCCTTCGGCGGCGCGATTGGCTCCGAATTTCTGCCGCACCTCGACGAGGGAGCGCTTTGGGTCCGGGGCACGCTTGCTCCCAGCACTGGGCCGGACGAAGGCATTCGCGTCGCCAACCAGGCTCGCATCGTACTCTGCTCCTTTCCGGAAGTCCCGCAATGCACCAGCCAGGTGGGCCGTCCCGACGACGGAACCGACAATACCGGTTTTTTCAATACCGAGTTCTTCGTCGATCTCAAGCCTAAAGAAGACTGGCGTCCGGTATTCCACGAAGACAAAGATGAACTGATCGCCGCCATGCAGCGCGAACTCGACAAAATTCCCGGCGTCCTCTGGGGCTTTTCGCAACCCATCGAAGACAACATGGAAGAAGCCGTCAGCGGCGTAAAGGGCGAACTGGCCACTAAGATCTATGGCGATGATTTGAAAACGCTCGAAGGCAAAGCGGATGAGATTGTGGCCGTCATGCGCGGCGTCAAGGGAATTGAAGATCTCGGAGTCTTTCGAGTACTCGGCCAGCCGAACCTGAATGTAACGGTGGACCGCAGTGCCGCGGCCCGCCATCAGATCAACGTGGCCGACGTGCAGGACGCGGTCCAGACTGCCGTCGGCGGCAATGCCCTTACCCAGGTGCTGCAAGGCGAAGCGCGCTTTGATCTCGTCCTGCGCTATCTCCCGCAGTTCCGCGACACCAAAGAAGCCATCGAAAATATTCGGCTGCTATCGCCCACGGGAGAGCGCGTTTCGCTAGCGCAACTCTGCCGGATTCAGGTGGAGGACGGCGGCAGTGAAATCTATCGCGAGGGCAACGAGCGCTATATCGCCATCAAATACAGCGTCCGCGGGCGCGATCTGGGGAGCGCGGTCGAAGAAGCCATCGCCAAAGTGACGCAACAGGTGAAACTGCCCATCGGCTATCACCTGAAATGGGAGGGCGAATATGCCAGCCAGAAGCGAGCCAATGCGCGCCTGCTGATCGTGCTGCCCATCACGATCCTCATCATCTTTATCATTCTTTATACGATGTTCAAGTCATTTAAGTGGGCGATGCTGATCATGGCGAATATCGCGATCGCTCCCGTCGGCGGCCTGCTGGCGCTTCTTTTCACGGGCACGAACTTCAGCGTCTCTTCGGGAGTCGGGTTCCTGGCGCTGTTCGGCGTGTCGGTACAAACCGGCGTGATCATGCTGGAATACATCAATCAGTTGCGCGTGCGCCGCTACACCATCGAAGATGCTGCGGTCGAAGGCGCGGTGTTGCGACTGCGCCCGATCATGATGACCATGCTGGTGGCGACTTTAGGACTGCTGCCCGCCGCGCTCTCGCACGCCATCGGTTCGGATTCTCAACGTCCCTTTGCCATTGTGATCGTCGGCGGCCTGATCGCGGCCCTGGTGATGAGTATCTTCCTTCTGCCCACGCTCTACGTCTGGATCGCCGGGGAGCGCGACGTGCTGCCGGCCGCCGAGGGACAGTTCGAAGAGGGCGAGCACGTCGATTAA
- a CDS encoding CocE/NonD family hydrolase: MIRRLNFEKLIASAVILCAFLTSGIVHAADMYEVTIERNVAAKMRDGVILRADVYRPKADGKFPVLLQRTPYNKSNGVNFGVRAAARGFVVIFQDVRGRYSSEGEWYTFKHESDDGYDSVEWAAALPYSNGKVGMFGGSYVGATQMLAAIMHPPHLAGICPVVTASNYHDGWTYQGGAFEQWFDESWTSGLAEDTLDREMGKNVNALQGIWKLPLTTYPLFNVSDPPAELTATSELAPYFLDWLAHPSYDDYWKKVSIEEHYADIQVPALHVAAWYDIFQGGSLRNFSGIRAHGGDGARAGQRLLVIIGGHAGDGQKIGDVDFGPAAAQWNEDDVTLSWYEFLLKGIQNDFAKQKPVRIFVMGRNEWREEDDWPLARAQSVKYYLHSAGAANSLRGNGGLSTTVPRAEAPDHYLYDPSNPAPTVGGPLCCDSWHLPPGPRDQRAVENRDDVLIYSTPAFTQDTEVTGPVSLELFAKSSAVDTDFTAKLVDVAPDGFAQNLTEGILRARYRDSQAKPSLMNPGQIYKFMIDLWSTSNLFLKGHVLRLEVSSSNFPRFDRNLNTGEAAGAARNYVSTTNTIYHDVEHPSALILPMVGAH, from the coding sequence ATGATCCGCAGGCTGAACTTCGAAAAACTAATCGCGTCCGCCGTAATCCTCTGCGCCTTTCTTACCAGCGGCATCGTCCACGCTGCCGACATGTATGAAGTAACGATCGAGCGCAATGTCGCTGCCAAGATGCGCGATGGCGTCATCCTGCGGGCGGACGTTTACCGCCCGAAAGCGGACGGCAAGTTCCCCGTGCTGTTGCAGCGAACTCCATACAACAAGAGTAATGGAGTGAACTTCGGCGTGCGGGCTGCGGCCCGCGGATTCGTTGTGATCTTTCAGGATGTGCGCGGACGCTATTCCTCGGAAGGCGAATGGTACACATTCAAACATGAATCCGACGATGGCTACGATTCAGTGGAGTGGGCCGCCGCGTTGCCGTATTCCAACGGCAAGGTCGGAATGTTTGGCGGCTCCTATGTCGGCGCAACTCAGATGCTGGCAGCGATCATGCATCCGCCGCATCTGGCAGGCATTTGTCCCGTCGTCACCGCCAGCAATTATCACGATGGATGGACGTATCAGGGCGGAGCCTTTGAGCAATGGTTCGATGAATCGTGGACGTCCGGCCTGGCTGAGGACACGCTCGATCGCGAGATGGGAAAGAATGTCAATGCGCTGCAAGGAATTTGGAAGCTGCCGCTAACGACCTATCCTTTGTTCAATGTGTCTGACCCGCCCGCGGAACTAACTGCGACCAGCGAACTCGCGCCTTACTTCCTCGACTGGCTGGCTCATCCCAGCTATGACGACTACTGGAAAAAAGTATCGATCGAGGAGCACTATGCCGACATTCAGGTTCCTGCGCTACACGTGGCGGCATGGTATGACATTTTTCAGGGTGGATCGCTGCGCAACTTTTCCGGAATCCGCGCTCACGGCGGCGATGGAGCTCGCGCGGGCCAGCGCCTGCTGGTGATCATCGGCGGCCACGCCGGTGACGGACAGAAGATCGGCGACGTCGACTTCGGACCAGCCGCGGCGCAATGGAATGAAGACGACGTCACTCTAAGCTGGTACGAGTTCCTGCTGAAAGGAATCCAGAACGATTTCGCGAAGCAGAAGCCGGTCAGGATTTTCGTGATGGGGCGAAACGAATGGCGCGAAGAGGACGATTGGCCACTGGCGCGGGCTCAGAGCGTGAAGTACTATTTGCATTCGGCGGGAGCCGCGAATTCGCTGCGTGGGAACGGCGGTTTATCCACAACGGTGCCGCGCGCGGAAGCGCCCGATCATTACCTCTACGATCCTTCGAATCCCGCGCCGACCGTCGGAGGGCCTTTGTGCTGCGATAGCTGGCACCTTCCGCCCGGACCCCGCGATCAGCGAGCAGTAGAAAATCGGGACGACGTTTTGATCTATTCCACTCCTGCGTTCACGCAGGACACCGAAGTGACCGGCCCCGTCAGCCTGGAACTGTTCGCCAAGTCCTCGGCGGTGGACACCGACTTTACCGCCAAACTGGTCGACGTTGCGCCCGACGGTTTTGCTCAGAATCTTACCGAGGGGATTTTGCGGGCACGCTATCGCGACTCGCAAGCGAAGCCGTCGCTGATGAATCCCGGGCAGATTTACAAATTCATGATTGATCTTTGGTCGACGAGCAATCTGTTTCTCAAAGGGCACGTGTTGCGGCTGGAGGTTTCCAGCAGCAACTTTCCGCGCTTCGACCGAAATCTGAATACCGGGGAGGCGGCGGGTGCGGCGCGGAACTATGTGTCCACCACCAACACCATCTATCACGATGTCGAGCATCCTTCAGCTCTGATTCTGCCGATGGTGGGAGCGCACTAG
- the glk gene encoding glucokinase, with amino-acid sequence MILAGDIGATRTRLAAFDTEGSRLQRVVEKTYMSQEHDGLPEILTQFVRTEGIPVHSACFGVAGPVRSGRSKISNLPWTIDSRELAKQLKLNSVGLLNDLEAYAYGIDALDSKDFVTLSEGSEDAEGNRAVISARTGLGVAGLYWDGFRHHPFACEGGHADFAPRNELQMELLAYLLKKYGRISCERILSGPGIRNIYEFLRDSKRAEEPAWLGEQINTAPDVPALISQIALEGTAAICNEALTIFVSAFGAETGNCALHYMTLGGIFIGGSIAAKIVPRMKDPVFMQSFLDKGRLETVLRDMPVKIILNDDCGLIGAARYTLVQKAFRSRTNES; translated from the coding sequence ATGATTCTTGCAGGCGACATCGGCGCAACTCGTACGCGGCTGGCGGCCTTCGACACCGAAGGGAGCCGGCTGCAACGCGTGGTCGAGAAAACTTACATGAGCCAGGAACACGACGGCTTGCCGGAAATCCTTACGCAGTTCGTCCGAACTGAAGGCATTCCCGTGCATAGCGCATGCTTTGGTGTGGCCGGGCCAGTGCGCTCGGGACGAAGCAAGATTTCCAATCTTCCGTGGACCATCGATTCGCGCGAACTGGCGAAACAACTCAAACTCAATTCCGTCGGACTGCTTAACGATCTGGAAGCCTACGCCTATGGAATCGATGCGCTCGACTCCAAGGATTTCGTTACGTTGAGTGAAGGCTCGGAAGACGCCGAAGGCAACCGCGCCGTCATCTCCGCCCGCACCGGCCTCGGCGTTGCCGGACTCTATTGGGACGGTTTTCGGCATCATCCCTTTGCGTGCGAGGGCGGCCACGCCGACTTCGCTCCCAGGAATGAGCTCCAGATGGAATTGCTGGCTTATCTTCTGAAAAAATATGGACGCATCAGTTGTGAGCGCATTCTTTCCGGCCCCGGGATCAGGAACATCTATGAATTCCTGCGCGATAGCAAGAGGGCAGAGGAGCCTGCCTGGCTCGGAGAACAGATCAATACTGCGCCGGACGTACCAGCGTTGATTTCGCAGATTGCTCTGGAAGGCACCGCCGCGATCTGCAATGAAGCGCTGACCATCTTCGTGAGCGCCTTTGGAGCGGAGACGGGCAACTGCGCCCTGCACTACATGACACTGGGCGGCATTTTCATCGGCGGGAGCATCGCGGCAAAGATCGTCCCTAGAATGAAAGATCCTGTGTTCATGCAGTCGTTTCTCGACAAAGGACGCCTGGAGACGGTTCTGCGCGACATGCCGGTGAAGATCATTTTGAACGACGACTGCGGACTGATCGGCGCGGCGCGCTACACGCTGGTGCAAAAGGCATTCCGCAGCCGTACGAACGAATCCTGA
- the zwf gene encoding glucose-6-phosphate dehydrogenase, which produces MSSATPAISDPDIPFAGKTAAPCVFVLFGAAGDLTKRKLVPALFNLVKAKLLPDNFAILGVSVDDLSVDAFRNQVGEFLPNGDGDAEHLKWLRERLSYERGDFGDPATFSKLHERLAAIDIERQTQANYLFYLATAPKFFASIVQQLGRAGLLKQENQFWRRVVIEKPFGQDLESAKALNRDIKSVLQENQIYRIDHYLGKETVQNIMVFRFDNAIFEPIWNRRYIDHVQITNAETVGVERRGPYFDNAGTLRDMVPNHVMQLLSLTAMESPVSFQADAVRNEQAKVLHSLLPLDSELVLQRSVRGQYGEGTLGEEKVPRYRSEAGVAPESRTETFVALKLNIDNWRWAGVPFYLRTGKRLAKRHTEIAIRFKRTPFELFRNAPLHKLHTNTLVIQIQPVEGISLSFGAKIPGPVLRVGSVDMSFEYSKYFGADAYTGYEVLLYDCMMGDATLFQRADMVEAGWSVVDPVLDVWRALPPRKFPNYASGSWGPAEADQLLELDDRQWRKIEP; this is translated from the coding sequence ATGTCGAGTGCGACTCCAGCCATCTCCGATCCTGACATTCCGTTCGCCGGAAAAACCGCCGCGCCTTGTGTGTTCGTGCTGTTCGGGGCGGCGGGCGATCTCACCAAACGCAAGCTGGTTCCCGCCCTGTTTAATCTGGTGAAAGCGAAATTGCTGCCGGACAATTTCGCCATCTTGGGCGTGTCCGTCGATGACTTGAGTGTGGATGCGTTTCGCAATCAGGTCGGCGAATTTCTTCCCAACGGCGATGGCGACGCTGAGCATCTGAAGTGGCTGCGGGAGCGGCTGTCGTACGAGCGCGGCGACTTTGGCGATCCCGCGACATTCTCTAAACTTCACGAGCGGCTGGCGGCGATCGACATCGAACGCCAGACTCAGGCCAACTATCTTTTTTATCTGGCGACGGCTCCCAAGTTTTTCGCATCGATTGTTCAGCAGTTGGGCCGGGCCGGCTTATTGAAGCAAGAAAATCAATTCTGGCGGCGGGTTGTGATCGAGAAGCCGTTCGGGCAGGATCTGGAGTCGGCGAAGGCTTTGAATCGCGATATCAAGAGCGTGTTGCAAGAAAACCAGATCTATCGCATCGACCATTATCTGGGCAAAGAGACGGTGCAGAACATCATGGTGTTTCGGTTCGATAACGCCATCTTCGAGCCGATCTGGAATCGCCGCTATATCGACCATGTGCAGATCACGAATGCCGAGACGGTTGGAGTGGAGCGCCGCGGACCGTATTTCGACAATGCGGGAACGCTGCGCGACATGGTGCCCAATCATGTGATGCAGTTGCTGAGCCTGACCGCCATGGAATCTCCGGTGTCGTTTCAAGCCGATGCGGTGCGGAATGAGCAGGCCAAAGTCTTGCATTCGCTTCTGCCGCTCGACTCCGAACTGGTGTTGCAGCGCAGCGTGCGGGGACAGTATGGCGAGGGGACGCTGGGCGAAGAAAAAGTTCCGCGTTACCGATCGGAGGCTGGAGTCGCTCCCGAGTCGCGCACCGAAACCTTCGTGGCGCTCAAGCTCAACATCGACAACTGGCGTTGGGCGGGCGTGCCTTTTTATTTGCGCACCGGAAAGCGGCTGGCCAAACGCCACACCGAGATCGCGATCCGTTTCAAGCGCACGCCGTTCGAATTATTCCGCAATGCACCCCTTCACAAACTGCATACCAACACGCTCGTGATACAGATCCAACCTGTGGAAGGAATCTCGTTGAGCTTCGGCGCGAAGATTCCCGGCCCTGTGCTGCGCGTGGGATCGGTCGACATGAGTTTCGAGTACTCGAAATATTTTGGAGCCGATGCCTACACCGGCTACGAAGTTCTGCTGTACGACTGCATGATGGGGGACGCGACTTTGTTCCAACGGGCGGACATGGTCGAAGCGGGATGGAGCGTGGTCGATCCGGTGCTGGATGTGTGGCGCGCCTTGCCTCCGCGCAAGTTTCCCAATTACGCATCCGGTAGCTGGGGCCCCGCGGAGGCCGACCAATTACTGGAACTCGACGACCGGCAATGGAGGAAGATTGAGCCATGA
- the fucP gene encoding L-fucose:H+ symporter permease yields MNVLSSTQPAVSNPGPRHPLFPSGHLVPFILVTALFFLWGIPNNLNDVLIRQFMKSFTLTRTQAGLVQSAFYMGYFLLAMPAALLMRKAGYKAGFVIGLLLYGSGCFLFWPAAVAGSYGFFLFALFVIASGLSFLETASNPFIAQLGDPDTSERRLNFSQAFNPLGAISGALIGTVFIFSGVELSPQEVASRKAQGLYEAYLRMETLRVIKPYLVIGAVAIFWALLILRTKFPAIQSEHESSRGDHGHFRELLHYPHFLWAVAAQFLYVGAQVGTWSYFIQYVQESTHQTEKIAGYFLTGTLAAFGLGRFASAYLMRTIAPNKLMGAYSIANIVLVSLGVLFPGWFGLWCVFLTSFFMSLMFPTIFALGLKGLGPNTKIGGSLLVMAIVGGAALTPMMGFISEAAHSIAVAYLVPLVSYIFIAIYSFFGSKPRTASAS; encoded by the coding sequence ATGAATGTCTTGAGCTCAACACAACCTGCCGTTTCAAATCCCGGCCCGCGCCATCCCCTTTTTCCTTCCGGCCATCTGGTCCCCTTCATTCTCGTGACGGCCTTATTTTTTCTCTGGGGAATTCCGAACAACCTGAACGACGTTCTGATTCGTCAGTTCATGAAATCGTTTACTCTGACGCGCACACAGGCCGGATTGGTGCAGTCTGCGTTTTATATGGGCTACTTCCTGCTGGCCATGCCCGCCGCGTTGCTGATGAGAAAAGCCGGCTACAAAGCCGGATTCGTAATCGGCCTCTTGCTATATGGCAGCGGCTGCTTTCTATTCTGGCCCGCCGCCGTGGCGGGAAGCTATGGCTTCTTTCTGTTCGCGCTGTTTGTGATTGCCAGCGGATTATCGTTTCTGGAGACGGCCTCCAATCCCTTCATCGCACAACTGGGCGATCCGGATACGTCGGAGAGACGGTTGAATTTTTCGCAGGCGTTTAATCCTCTGGGGGCAATCTCGGGCGCGCTGATCGGAACCGTATTTATTTTCTCCGGCGTGGAACTCTCCCCGCAGGAAGTCGCGTCACGCAAGGCCCAGGGACTCTACGAAGCTTACCTGCGAATGGAAACCCTGCGCGTGATCAAGCCTTATCTCGTGATTGGCGCAGTCGCAATTTTCTGGGCGCTGCTTATCCTGCGCACGAAGTTTCCCGCCATTCAGAGCGAGCACGAGAGCAGCCGGGGCGACCACGGCCACTTCAGAGAACTCCTGCACTATCCGCATTTCTTGTGGGCTGTTGCCGCACAATTTCTATATGTCGGCGCACAGGTCGGCACCTGGAGCTACTTCATCCAGTACGTTCAGGAATCCACTCATCAAACCGAAAAAATTGCCGGCTATTTTTTGACCGGGACGCTCGCGGCCTTCGGGCTGGGCCGATTCGCCTCGGCTTACCTGATGCGCACGATCGCTCCGAACAAGCTGATGGGAGCGTATAGCATTGCGAACATCGTCCTGGTTTCTTTGGGCGTGCTGTTTCCGGGATGGTTCGGTTTGTGGTGCGTATTTCTTACCAGCTTTTTCATGTCGCTGATGTTCCCGACAATATTTGCCCTTGGATTAAAAGGATTGGGTCCGAACACAAAAATCGGCGGATCGCTGCTGGTGATGGCGATCGTGGGCGGCGCAGCTTTGACGCCGATGATGGGATTCATTTCCGAAGCAGCCCACAGCATTGCCGTGGCCTATCTGGTTCCGCTCGTCTCTTATATCTTTATCGCGATTTATTCTTTCTTCGGGTCAAAGCCGCGAACAGCGTCGGCGAGTTAA
- a CDS encoding efflux RND transporter periplasmic adaptor subunit produces the protein MKRRLVLLETILCIVVTLGFTGCSESKGDPKSEAPPKAVVQPDLDANNFKVDHPEQFPLVAAVEHKAVPALNATGVVQPDISRAVPVISLAAGRVVEVKARLGDVVEKGQVLLRVRSNDVSGAYQTYLKAENGERLARLQLDRSQLLYEKGAIAKSALEIAQATAADAKTDLNAATEQLRVLGIDKDHPSGIVDIAAPISGVITDQQITNASGVQGLSGPNPFTISDLSYVWILCDVYENDLDAVKVGDTADIHLNAYPKEVFKARVDNILPILDPNLRTAKVRLEVKNPGQMRVGMFVTATFYGKQAETHSTIPASAILHLHDREWVYAPLGNGRFKRLEVVTGNMLPDKQQEVVSGIKPGDQVVSNALDLQNTVEQ, from the coding sequence GTGAAACGACGCTTGGTCCTCTTAGAAACTATTCTTTGCATCGTGGTGACCCTTGGGTTCACCGGTTGCAGCGAAAGCAAGGGGGACCCCAAATCGGAGGCGCCACCCAAGGCAGTCGTTCAGCCGGATCTCGATGCCAACAACTTCAAAGTCGATCATCCGGAGCAGTTCCCCCTGGTGGCGGCGGTCGAGCACAAAGCGGTCCCGGCGCTCAACGCAACCGGCGTCGTGCAACCCGACATCTCGCGCGCCGTGCCGGTGATTTCGTTGGCTGCCGGACGTGTCGTTGAAGTTAAGGCCAGGCTCGGCGATGTCGTGGAAAAGGGCCAGGTGCTGTTGAGAGTCCGCAGCAACGATGTTTCCGGCGCCTACCAGACTTATCTGAAGGCCGAAAATGGGGAGCGCCTGGCTCGCTTGCAGTTGGATCGCTCCCAGTTGCTCTACGAAAAAGGAGCGATCGCCAAAAGTGCCCTGGAGATCGCTCAGGCGACGGCAGCCGATGCCAAGACCGACCTGAACGCCGCCACTGAACAGTTGCGTGTTCTCGGCATCGACAAAGACCATCCCTCGGGCATCGTCGACATCGCCGCGCCCATCTCGGGAGTTATCACCGACCAACAGATTACGAATGCTTCGGGAGTTCAGGGTCTCTCGGGACCGAATCCGTTTACGATTTCCGATCTATCGTACGTCTGGATTCTCTGTGACGTTTACGAGAACGATCTGGACGCAGTGAAAGTCGGCGATACGGCCGACATCCATCTGAACGCCTATCCCAAGGAAGTATTCAAAGCCCGCGTGGATAACATTCTGCCCATCCTCGACCCCAACCTGCGTACCGCAAAAGTTCGGCTGGAGGTAAAGAATCCAGGACAGATGCGGGTCGGAATGTTCGTTACGGCCACGTTCTACGGCAAGCAAGCCGAAACCCATTCCACGATTCCGGCGTCGGCGATCCTGCACTTGCACGACCGCGAGTGGGTTTATGCCCCGCTGGGCAACGGGCGCTTCAAACGCCTCGAAGTGGTAACCGGAAACATGCTGCCCGATAAGCAGCAGGAGGTCGTTTCCGGTATCAAGCCCGGCGATCAGGTCGTGTCGAACGCGCTCGATCTGCAAAACACGGTGGAACAATAG